The Thermodesulfobacteriota bacterium genome segment TTATTACTAACTGTTTATGATTTACTGTGGTCTGTTATCAAATATTCTTTTGGATTTCCGTTCCGATCTCGGAAGGCTGCAGTAATCCACCAGCTCTACCTGGCAACCCACCATGATCTGTTTTTTTATTTCTGTTGAGATTTTTTTCTCCAGCTCCGTTCTGCCTAATGGATCCGTAGTGGTGTTGCACTCCACTTTAAGAAGCATGTAATCTTTTCCATCCGCTTTCCTTTCGAGAAGCACTTGATATTCGCAACTGATATCGGGAATACCGGATAGGATTTCATCTATCTGGCCGGGATAGATATTCACTGCACGGAATATGATCATGTCATCGGTTCGACCCATGATACTGTCATGCATCGGCAGGACATTGCCGCACGAGCACGGGTGATCGATTAACCTGCTTAAGTCCCGTGTCCGGTATCTAATCAAAGGAGCGGCTTGTTTGCTGAGGGTGGTAACGACCATTTCCCCGGCTTCACCCTCTGCCACGGGTTCCATGGTTTCCGGGTCCAGTATTTCCAGAATGTAGTAATCCGCCCAGTAGTGGATCCCCTCATGCTTTGGGCAATCTAATCCTGTACCGGGCCCGTAAAGTTCGGTCATTCCGGTGATATCAAATAAGTCCTCGAGTCCGATGAGTTCTTTAATTTTTTTCCTCATGGCCGCAGAACTTCTTTCGGATCCGAAAATCATTTTTTTCAGTGCAATCTTATCTTTCAAACCTCTTCGGTGTATTTCTTCGGCCATCAGCAGTCCCATGGAAGCGGTGCAGCACATCACCGTAGATTGCAGATCAACCAGAAACTGACACTGCATGTCTATATTTCCCGGTCCCACCGGTATTGCCATGGCGCCAAATTTTTCACATCCCAGCTGAAATCCCACGCCCGCTGTCCAGACACCATACCCCACCGCTATCTGAACCCTGTCTTTCTTGGACAGCTCGGCCATTTCGTAACATCTGGCGAAAAATCGGGCCCAGTCGTCTATATCTTTTTGGGTATAGGCAAGAATTTTCTTTTTCCCGGTGGTTCCGGATGAAGCGTGGATTCTTACCACCTCTGCTTCCGGTACGGATAAAAGCGGCAGCGGGTATCCATCTTTGAGATCATTTGCCATGGTAAACGGAAGTTTTTTGATATCTTCAAGGGAGTTGATATCATCAGGACGGACCTTTACCTCATCCAGCCTTTTCCGGTAAAATGGGCAGCCCTGGTATGCGTGTTTAACCGTCCATTTCAGGCCGTTTAACTGGTGGGCTTTCAATTCTTCTAAATCCTTAAACGTTGGCATAAAAGTTTCTGTCATGTCATGTTCTCCGGTTTAGGAACAGTTTCTGGTGGCAGGTTCTGCGGTGGCACCGGTATCTGTTTTAAAAATGGTGGAATCTAAAATCACTCCTTATTCTTCTGTTGCTGTTTCAATACTCACCCATCCATACAGGGCGTCCTTGGGGAAATTTATAGTGCCACTGGTTTCCAAGAAAGTCAAGCCGCTTGGGAAGGTGACAGATGGACCTGATAAGCAAAGGGTTCCATGATTTCTGCTAGCGTTTTTTTCGTTAGTCATCAATTTTCTCATTAATCTTACCAGACTTCACAAAGCCTTTTAAGAAGTACCGGGTGGCTTAGCAAATAAAAACTTCTACCGGCACCTGACTGATCATCCGATGCCCTTCATCTGTGACCACAAAGACACTTTCAATGCTGGCTGAAAATTTGTTTTTAAACACCATCTTGGGTTCTAAGGCAAAGGTCATTCCCGGTTCAAGCTTTTCCTGTTTATTCTCGGCAATAATCGGCCCTTCTATAAGTTCAAGGCCTATACCGTGACCGATAAAAGACACCTTCTCACCCGGTGGTCCGAGATAGGGCTCTTCATATCCCAAACGCCGGGCACAGGATACCGAATAGCGAAAAAGCTCGTCCACGGTCACTCCGGGTTTTACGATTTTAAGCACGTTATCGTGAATTTCCATGGCACCCTGGCATGCCTTCATGGCGCGTTTCGGCATGGCGCCGATACTGAACATCCTTGTCACGTCCATATGATAGCCGTTTAGCTCAAACACAAAATCAATCATGATCGGTTCATTTGCTGCAAGCCGTTTGCTTCCAGCTCCACACGGAAAGGCGGCCGAGGTACCTTCACCGCTGGCAGGTGAGTCTAAGAGGCCCACCATTCCTCCGCTTTTCCCACTGAGAATATGCCAGGGGTAT includes the following:
- a CDS encoding Xaa-Pro peptidase family protein; translation: MKVPKSELDHRKINIQAQLQQAGIDGLLITQSVDMLYFSGTRSNGFLYIPCEGDPLLLIKQRRFVEKKEFAVKNMVGFKSIGEIPNLISDFYGRLPSVLAFELDVLPVNNFNRLRGIFTEQNCVDGSVYILKVRRIKSNWEIEQMENTGRVFKKTFEYAKAAIRPGLSEMEFAGMMEAFARNHSPDAFIRVRDIHTEGYPWHILSGKSGGMVGLLDSPASGEGTSAAFPCGAGSKRLAANEPIMIDFVFELNGYHMDVTRMFSIGAMPKRAMKACQGAMEIHDNVLKIVKPGVTVDELFRYSVSCARRLGYEEPYLGPPGEKVSFIGHGIGLELIEGPIIAENKQEKLEPGMTFALEPKMVFKNKFSASIESVFVVTDEGHRMISQVPVEVFIC
- a CDS encoding phenylacetate--CoA ligase; its protein translation is MTETFMPTFKDLEELKAHQLNGLKWTVKHAYQGCPFYRKRLDEVKVRPDDINSLEDIKKLPFTMANDLKDGYPLPLLSVPEAEVVRIHASSGTTGKKKILAYTQKDIDDWARFFARCYEMAELSKKDRVQIAVGYGVWTAGVGFQLGCEKFGAMAIPVGPGNIDMQCQFLVDLQSTVMCCTASMGLLMAEEIHRRGLKDKIALKKMIFGSERSSAAMRKKIKELIGLEDLFDITGMTELYGPGTGLDCPKHEGIHYWADYYILEILDPETMEPVAEGEAGEMVVTTLSKQAAPLIRYRTRDLSRLIDHPCSCGNVLPMHDSIMGRTDDMIIFRAVNIYPGQIDEILSGIPDISCEYQVLLERKADGKDYMLLKVECNTTTDPLGRTELEKKISTEIKKQIMVGCQVELVDYCSLPRSERKSKRIFDNRPQ